Proteins encoded by one window of Bradyrhizobium sp. B097:
- a CDS encoding DUF1330 domain-containing protein yields MPAYVHINLRVIDPAKQAALAPRFQAALHEAGGRVLHFGRIAEVLEGDEAPLPMAGVFEFPTLAQALAFYNSERYAPIKAERREAQQARMFVVEAG; encoded by the coding sequence ATGCCAGCCTACGTGCATATCAATCTGCGCGTTATCGACCCAGCCAAGCAGGCCGCGCTCGCTCCTCGCTTTCAAGCGGCTCTACATGAGGCAGGTGGACGGGTTCTGCATTTCGGTCGTATTGCGGAAGTTCTTGAAGGGGATGAGGCGCCCCTGCCAATGGCTGGCGTATTTGAGTTTCCAACCCTGGCCCAAGCGCTAGCCTTCTACAATTCCGAAAGGTACGCACCGATCAAGGCCGAACGCCGGGAAGCGCAGCAAGCAAGGATGTTCGTTGTCGAAGCCGGCTGA
- a CDS encoding ETC complex I subunit: MTARIFKPAKNAMQSGRAKTKEWQLDYEPEQPRTVEPLMGWTSSTDMKQQLTLQFETKEEAVAYCERKGIAYQVIEPKDSAHRQVAYADNFAFRRWEPWTH; the protein is encoded by the coding sequence ATGACCGCACGCATTTTTAAGCCCGCCAAAAACGCGATGCAATCGGGACGTGCCAAGACCAAAGAGTGGCAACTGGACTACGAACCGGAGCAGCCGCGCACCGTGGAGCCCTTGATGGGCTGGACCTCGTCCACCGACATGAAGCAGCAGCTCACGCTGCAGTTCGAGACCAAGGAGGAGGCGGTCGCCTATTGCGAGCGCAAGGGCATCGCCTACCAGGTGATCGAGCCGAAGGATTCGGCGCACCGCCAGGTCGCCTATGCCGACAATTTCGCGTTCCGCCGCTGGGAGCCGTGGACGCACTAA
- a CDS encoding OpgC domain-containing protein: MEIHAHLPDKGRDLRLDLFRGIANWAIYLDHIPDNIVNWITTRNYGFSDAADLFVFISGYTASFVYARMMLERGFIVGATRLTKRVWQLYVAHIILFVIYIASISYLALRFGDSEIINEFNVAGLVDNATETLRQGLFLKFKPVNLDVLPLYIVLMGLFPPVLWFMLRQPNWTMLASLALWLVSRHMGWNLPAYPAGTWYFNPFAWQVLFVFGSWCAMGGARQNMHIINSRYTLWFCVAYLIFALIMTMAGRFPDLGAMFPDWLYSTFNPNDKTNLAPYRFLHFVVITVLVIRFVPKDWSALEWKVFDPLIVCGQQSLAVFCVGVFLSFVGHFELSMSSGSLFAQIFVSISGIAIMTIVAYYISWSKRQDKPIKPPAQKPAAPAKAA, translated from the coding sequence ATGGAAATCCACGCTCACCTGCCCGACAAAGGACGTGACCTCCGGCTCGACCTGTTCCGCGGGATCGCGAACTGGGCGATCTATCTCGATCACATCCCCGACAATATCGTGAACTGGATCACGACCCGAAATTACGGCTTCAGCGATGCCGCGGACCTGTTCGTCTTCATCTCCGGCTACACCGCATCCTTCGTCTATGCCCGCATGATGCTGGAGCGGGGCTTCATCGTCGGCGCCACAAGGCTGACCAAGCGGGTCTGGCAGCTCTATGTCGCCCACATCATCCTGTTCGTGATCTACATCGCCTCGATCAGCTATCTGGCGCTGCGCTTCGGCGATTCCGAGATCATCAACGAGTTCAACGTCGCGGGCCTCGTCGACAACGCCACCGAGACGCTGCGCCAGGGCCTGTTTCTGAAGTTCAAGCCGGTCAATCTCGACGTGCTGCCGCTCTACATCGTGCTGATGGGGCTGTTCCCGCCGGTGCTGTGGTTCATGCTGCGGCAGCCGAACTGGACCATGCTGGCCTCGCTCGCGCTGTGGCTGGTGTCGCGGCACATGGGCTGGAACCTGCCCGCCTACCCGGCCGGAACCTGGTACTTCAACCCGTTCGCCTGGCAGGTGCTGTTCGTGTTCGGCTCGTGGTGCGCAATGGGTGGCGCGCGGCAAAACATGCACATCATCAATTCGCGCTACACGCTGTGGTTCTGCGTCGCCTACCTGATCTTCGCGCTGATCATGACGATGGCCGGCCGCTTCCCGGACCTCGGCGCGATGTTCCCGGACTGGCTGTATTCGACCTTCAACCCGAACGACAAGACCAACCTCGCGCCGTACCGCTTCCTGCACTTCGTGGTGATCACGGTGCTGGTGATCCGCTTCGTCCCGAAGGACTGGTCGGCGCTGGAGTGGAAGGTGTTCGATCCCCTGATCGTCTGCGGCCAGCAGTCGCTCGCGGTGTTCTGCGTCGGCGTGTTCCTGTCCTTTGTCGGACATTTCGAGCTCTCGATGAGCTCGGGCTCGCTGTTCGCGCAGATCTTCGTCAGCATCTCCGGCATCGCGATCATGACGATCGTGGCCTATTACATCTCGTGGTCGAAGCGGCAGGACAAGCCGATCAAGCCGCCGGCGCAGAAACCGGCGGCACCGGCAAAGGCGGCCTGA
- a CDS encoding carbamoyltransferase C-terminal domain-containing protein, whose amino-acid sequence MPKQHTYVLGLNVYDHDVSACLLRDGAIAYAISKERITREKHASGFYKEVIDYCLSAEGITLDDVALVVRNSYILPVPEMEERMLHQDMPGFLPIAERNEAIKHSLFRAKSDKVVSISHHLAHAYSAFAVSPFKDGVVMIVDGVGNYQADAMETYPQDGASPLARESESYYRFDDTRLECLKKVFMEPARGLLSDEFYNMPGLGALYSRVSTYVFGDWNKCGELMGLAPYGRREQVGHLLEMKDGRLHVPFWGADNQQPFVLDSGSWDKSPTMRHWEDIAWRVQDDTENVLLARARWLRETTGAKNLCIAGGVALNCVANGRIAREAGFENVWIQPAAGDDGIAIGCAYYGWLEILKQRRSFVMDHAYVGRRYSDAEVAAALQSFLVRIQIDARRSDNICRDTAKLLADQRVIGWFQGPSEFGPRALGNRSLIADPRRAEMKDILNSRVKHRQAFRPFAPIVLAERMKEIFEGEEDSPYMLIAKPVRPEWRDKIPAIVHVDGSARVQSVREETNPVLYRLLKEFEALTGVPVLINTSFNVKGEPIIETPQDAVSCFLTTGIDNLVLHDTLVAKTAMHKVVTPVMTTFGDVATIVSSTTQDGSRGGS is encoded by the coding sequence ATGCCGAAACAACACACCTACGTCCTTGGTCTCAACGTCTACGACCATGACGTGAGCGCCTGCCTGCTGCGTGACGGCGCGATCGCCTATGCGATCTCCAAGGAGCGCATCACCCGCGAGAAGCACGCCTCCGGCTTCTACAAGGAAGTCATCGACTACTGCCTGTCCGCCGAGGGCATCACCCTCGACGACGTCGCTCTCGTGGTGCGCAACAGCTACATCCTGCCGGTGCCCGAGATGGAGGAGCGGATGCTCCACCAGGACATGCCGGGGTTCCTGCCGATCGCCGAGCGCAACGAGGCGATCAAGCATTCGCTGTTTCGCGCGAAGTCCGACAAGGTGGTGTCGATCTCGCATCACCTCGCGCATGCCTACAGCGCGTTCGCGGTGTCGCCGTTCAAGGACGGCGTCGTGATGATCGTCGACGGCGTCGGCAACTATCAGGCCGACGCGATGGAAACCTATCCGCAGGATGGGGCGTCGCCGCTCGCCCGCGAGTCCGAGAGCTATTACAGGTTCGACGACACCAGGCTCGAATGCCTGAAGAAGGTCTTTATGGAGCCGGCGCGCGGTCTCCTGTCGGACGAGTTCTACAACATGCCGGGTCTCGGCGCGCTGTACAGCCGGGTCTCGACCTATGTGTTCGGCGATTGGAACAAGTGCGGCGAACTGATGGGGCTCGCGCCCTATGGCCGCCGCGAGCAGGTCGGCCATCTGCTCGAGATGAAGGACGGCAGACTGCATGTGCCGTTCTGGGGCGCCGACAACCAGCAGCCCTTCGTGCTCGACAGCGGCAGCTGGGACAAGAGCCCCACGATGCGGCACTGGGAGGACATCGCCTGGCGGGTGCAGGACGACACCGAGAACGTGTTGCTGGCGCGGGCGCGCTGGCTGCGCGAGACCACCGGCGCGAAGAACCTCTGCATCGCCGGCGGCGTCGCGCTGAACTGCGTGGCCAACGGACGCATCGCGCGCGAGGCCGGCTTCGAGAACGTCTGGATCCAGCCCGCCGCCGGCGACGACGGCATAGCCATCGGCTGCGCCTATTACGGCTGGCTGGAGATCCTCAAGCAGCGCCGCTCGTTCGTGATGGACCACGCCTATGTCGGCCGGCGCTACAGCGACGCCGAGGTGGCGGCCGCGCTGCAAAGCTTCCTGGTGCGCATCCAGATCGACGCCAGGCGCAGCGACAACATCTGCCGCGATACCGCGAAGCTGCTCGCCGACCAGCGCGTGATCGGCTGGTTTCAGGGGCCCTCTGAATTCGGTCCGCGCGCGCTCGGCAACCGCAGCCTGATTGCCGATCCGCGCAGGGCCGAGATGAAGGACATTCTCAACAGCCGCGTCAAGCACCGCCAGGCCTTCCGCCCGTTCGCGCCGATCGTGCTGGCCGAGCGGATGAAGGAGATCTTCGAGGGCGAGGAGGACTCGCCCTACATGCTGATCGCCAAGCCGGTGCGTCCCGAATGGCGCGACAAGATCCCGGCGATCGTGCATGTCGACGGTTCGGCGCGGGTGCAGAGCGTGCGGGAGGAAACCAACCCGGTGCTGTATCGCCTGCTCAAGGAGTTCGAGGCGCTGACCGGCGTGCCGGTGCTGATCAACACCTCGTTCAACGTCAAGGGCGAGCCGATCATCGAGACGCCGCAGGATGCGGTGAGCTGCTTCCTCACCACCGGGATCGACAACCTCGTGCTGCACGACACGCTGGTGGCGAAGACCGCCATGCACAAGGTCGTCACGCCCGTGATGACGACGTTCGGCGACGTCGCCACCATCGTCTCCTCGACCACGCAGGACGGCAGCCGGGGCGGCTCCTAG
- a CDS encoding cyclase family protein: MARRLIDISVPLQNDVPADPPGNHPTIQYIDHQQGLPRMLQFFDGLKAADLPDGQGWAVEQVSLSTHNGTHLDAPWHFHPTMNRGERSWTIDEVPLEWCFQPGVKLDFRHLPDGYVATAGDVEAELKRIGHTLSPLEIVVVNTSAGAKYGQADYVNSGCGMGYEATMYLLERGVRLTGIDGWSWDAPFVFTAKRYAETRDASLIWEGHKAGRHIGYCHIEKLHNLEQLPSTGFMVSCFPVKIERASAGWTRAVAILDD; encoded by the coding sequence ATGGCGCGCAGACTGATCGACATCTCCGTTCCCTTGCAGAACGACGTTCCGGCCGATCCGCCGGGCAATCACCCGACCATCCAGTATATCGACCACCAGCAGGGGCTACCGCGCATGCTGCAGTTCTTCGATGGGCTGAAGGCTGCGGATCTGCCTGACGGGCAGGGCTGGGCTGTCGAGCAGGTCTCGCTCTCCACGCACAACGGCACGCATCTCGATGCGCCCTGGCATTTCCATCCGACCATGAACCGCGGCGAACGCTCGTGGACGATCGACGAGGTGCCGCTGGAATGGTGCTTTCAGCCGGGCGTCAAGCTCGACTTCCGCCATCTGCCTGACGGCTACGTCGCGACCGCAGGCGATGTCGAAGCCGAGCTGAAGCGGATCGGCCACACGCTGTCGCCGCTCGAGATCGTCGTCGTCAACACCAGTGCCGGCGCGAAATACGGCCAGGCCGACTACGTTAATTCCGGGTGCGGCATGGGCTATGAGGCGACGATGTATCTGCTCGAGCGCGGCGTGCGGCTGACCGGCATCGACGGGTGGAGTTGGGACGCGCCGTTCGTCTTCACCGCGAAGCGATACGCCGAGACCAGGGACGCCAGCCTGATCTGGGAAGGCCACAAGGCCGGGCGCCACATCGGCTACTGCCACATCGAGAAGCTGCACAATCTCGAGCAGCTGCCGTCGACCGGGTTCATGGTGTCGTGCTTCCCGGTGAAGATCGAGCGCGCATCGGCGGGGTGGACGAGGGCGGTTGCGATCCTCGACGATTAG
- a CDS encoding DUF192 domain-containing protein, whose product MDFDRMVGRLRPWLLASLIMMCGALLAPAAQAASVQPLEIVTKSGVHVFSVEMATTEQEKETGLMYRKELADGKGMLFDFTPEQEVSMWMKNTYISLDMIFIRADGRILRIAENTEPMSTKIIPSRGLARGVLEVIAGTAQKYGIQPGDRVGHPLFGGH is encoded by the coding sequence ATGGATTTCGATCGCATGGTTGGGCGGCTTCGCCCGTGGCTGTTGGCCTCCCTCATCATGATGTGCGGCGCGCTGCTGGCCCCGGCCGCGCAGGCTGCCAGCGTCCAGCCGCTCGAGATCGTCACCAAGTCAGGCGTGCACGTCTTCTCCGTCGAAATGGCGACCACCGAGCAGGAGAAGGAGACCGGCCTGATGTACCGGAAGGAGCTCGCGGACGGCAAAGGCATGCTGTTCGACTTCACGCCGGAGCAGGAAGTGTCGATGTGGATGAAGAACACCTACATCTCGCTCGACATGATCTTCATCCGCGCCGACGGCCGCATCCTGCGGATCGCCGAAAACACCGAGCCGATGTCGACCAAGATCATTCCGTCGCGGGGGCTCGCCAGGGGCGTCCTCGAGGTGATTGCCGGCACCGCGCAGAAATACGGCATCCAGCCCGGCGACCGGGTCGGCCACCCGCTGTTCGGCGGCCACTAG
- a CDS encoding cold-shock protein: MGSDGFESKKLGGPPIGGVGQSRIAQGEYGSAPRDPAIDAFSGLGDAAANLVEVSGVIKWFDASKGYGFIVPDNGWPDILLHVTVLRRDGHQTAYEGARLVVECVQRAKGYQAFRIVSMDESTAIHPAQMLPPRTHVTVTATSGLERAQVKWFNRLRGFGFVTCGEGTPDIFVHMETLRRFGMTELRPGQYVLVRFGPGSKGMMAAEIHPETGPSALSSH, encoded by the coding sequence ATGGGGTCGGACGGATTTGAGTCCAAGAAGCTCGGCGGACCGCCGATAGGCGGAGTTGGGCAAAGCAGGATTGCACAAGGCGAGTACGGCAGCGCGCCGCGCGATCCGGCGATCGATGCCTTCTCCGGTCTCGGCGACGCCGCGGCCAACCTCGTCGAAGTCTCCGGCGTCATCAAATGGTTCGACGCCTCCAAAGGCTACGGCTTCATCGTCCCCGACAATGGCTGGCCCGACATCCTGCTGCACGTGACGGTACTGCGGCGCGACGGTCATCAGACCGCCTATGAGGGCGCGCGGCTCGTCGTCGAGTGCGTGCAGCGCGCGAAGGGCTACCAGGCCTTCCGCATCGTCTCGATGGACGAGTCGACCGCGATCCATCCGGCGCAGATGCTGCCGCCGCGAACCCATGTCACCGTGACGGCGACCAGCGGGCTCGAGCGTGCACAGGTCAAGTGGTTCAACCGGCTGCGCGGCTTCGGCTTCGTGACTTGCGGGGAGGGCACGCCCGACATCTTCGTGCACATGGAGACGCTGCGCCGCTTCGGCATGACCGAGCTGCGGCCCGGCCAGTACGTGCTGGTGCGGTTCGGGCCCGGCTCCAAGGGCATGATGGCCGCCGAGATCCACCCGGAGACCGGTCCGTCGGCGCTGTCGTCGCACTGA
- a CDS encoding Sir2 family NAD-dependent protein deacetylase: MIAKDLRSGVEHLGNMIAEASSIVPFTGAGISTECGIPDFRSPGGLWTRNRPIPFDEFVASQEARDESWRRRFAMEPAFAAAKPGRGHRALASLYRAGKVPGIITQNIDNLHQASGFKADDVIELHGNTTYARCIGCGKDYDLAWVKLHFDKTGGAPDCAECGDPVKTATISFGQSMPEDAMRRAAELARHCDLFLAIGSSLVVWPAAGFPMMAKESGARLVIINNEPTDQDDIADLVIRHDIGDTLGPFVGN; this comes from the coding sequence GTGATTGCAAAAGATCTGCGCAGCGGCGTCGAGCATCTCGGCAACATGATTGCCGAGGCATCGTCGATCGTGCCCTTCACCGGGGCGGGTATTTCCACCGAGTGCGGCATTCCCGACTTCCGTTCGCCTGGCGGTCTGTGGACGCGCAACCGGCCGATCCCGTTCGACGAGTTCGTGGCCAGTCAGGAGGCGCGCGACGAGTCATGGCGCCGGCGCTTCGCGATGGAACCGGCATTTGCGGCCGCCAAGCCGGGGCGCGGGCATCGCGCGCTTGCGTCGCTTTACCGGGCAGGCAAGGTTCCCGGCATCATCACGCAAAACATCGACAATCTGCATCAGGCGTCGGGCTTCAAGGCCGATGACGTCATCGAGCTGCACGGCAACACCACCTACGCCCGCTGCATCGGTTGCGGCAAGGACTACGACCTCGCATGGGTGAAGCTGCACTTCGACAAGACCGGTGGTGCGCCCGACTGCGCGGAGTGCGGCGATCCGGTGAAGACCGCGACGATCTCGTTCGGGCAGTCGATGCCCGAGGATGCGATGCGTCGCGCGGCGGAACTCGCAAGGCACTGCGACCTGTTCCTGGCGATCGGCTCATCGCTGGTGGTATGGCCCGCCGCGGGCTTTCCGATGATGGCGAAGGAGAGCGGCGCGCGGCTCGTGATCATCAACAACGAGCCGACCGATCAGGACGACATCGCCGACCTGGTGATCCGGCATGACATCGGCGACACGCTTGGTCCATTCGTAGGCAATTGA
- a CDS encoding GrlR family regulatory protein, with amino-acid sequence MRNGLYSIHIHMMDGVRGRDSGVLILRDGLLIGGGPHFWSIGAYTAGEGTWKGHLRTNQHSPFSDPFARPLFAGQEVTSGFSGTFSGDQAEVFGTVLVGTRSLSFQATLKRLADA; translated from the coding sequence ATGAGGAACGGGCTCTATTCGATCCATATCCATATGATGGATGGCGTGCGGGGCCGCGACAGCGGCGTCCTGATCCTGCGCGATGGTCTGCTGATCGGCGGCGGCCCGCATTTCTGGTCGATCGGGGCCTACACGGCCGGCGAGGGCACGTGGAAGGGGCATCTCAGGACCAATCAGCATTCCCCGTTTTCCGATCCGTTCGCCCGGCCGCTGTTCGCCGGCCAGGAGGTGACGAGCGGATTTTCCGGCACCTTCAGCGGTGACCAGGCCGAAGTGTTCGGGACCGTGCTGGTTGGAACCCGCAGCCTGAGCTTCCAGGCAACCCTGAAAAGGCTGGCAGACGCCTGA